One stretch of Saccharomonospora xinjiangensis XJ-54 DNA includes these proteins:
- a CDS encoding S49 family peptidase, with translation MSRKDTLVSRIPKLGERVERKDVVSVVKLHGVITPQASPLAARGVINLATVESALKRAFAPERLKAVALQINSPGGAPTQSGLVAERIRRLADSKGVPVIAFAEDVAASGGYWLACAADEIYAHRTSMVGSIGVVSGSFGFAGLLERFGVERRLYTAGENKARLDPFSPEKPEDVEWLRKLHSQLHDLFVEWVTQRRGDRLQDSEDLFSGDVWLGAKALELGLVDGLGNLRDVIETRYPDAEIVVAEPKKPLLARLGVGSPAAAVLDAVQHRTMWSRFGL, from the coding sequence ATGAGCCGCAAGGACACCCTGGTTTCCCGGATTCCCAAGCTCGGCGAGCGGGTCGAGCGCAAGGACGTCGTCTCCGTCGTCAAGCTCCACGGCGTGATCACGCCGCAGGCGTCGCCGCTGGCCGCACGCGGCGTCATCAACCTCGCCACGGTGGAGTCGGCGTTGAAGCGGGCGTTCGCCCCCGAGCGGCTGAAGGCGGTCGCACTCCAGATCAACTCGCCGGGCGGTGCGCCCACCCAGTCCGGCCTTGTCGCGGAGCGCATCCGGCGGCTGGCCGACTCCAAGGGCGTCCCCGTGATCGCGTTCGCCGAGGACGTGGCGGCATCCGGCGGTTACTGGCTGGCGTGCGCGGCCGACGAGATCTACGCACACCGCACGTCGATGGTGGGCTCCATCGGTGTCGTCTCGGGCTCGTTCGGTTTCGCGGGCTTGCTCGAACGTTTCGGCGTCGAGCGCAGGCTCTACACGGCGGGGGAGAACAAGGCGAGGCTCGACCCGTTCAGCCCGGAGAAGCCCGAGGACGTCGAGTGGCTGCGTAAGCTTCATTCCCAGCTGCACGACCTGTTCGTGGAGTGGGTCACGCAGCGCAGGGGTGACCGGCTCCAGGACTCGGAGGACCTGTTCTCGGGAGACGTGTGGCTCGGCGCGAAGGCGCTGGAGCTCGGCCTCGTCGATGGCCTCGGCAATCTCCGGGACGTGATCGAGACGCGGTATCCGGACGCCGAGATCGTGGTGGCCGAACCGAAGAAGCCGCTGCTGGCGAGGCTCGGTGTCGGTTCACCCGCCGCGGCGGTGCTCGACGCGGTGCAACACCGTACGATGTGGTCCCGCTTCGGACTGTGA